In a single window of the Alphaproteobacteria bacterium LSUCC0684 genome:
- the msrP gene encoding protein-methionine-sulfoxide reductase catalytic subunit MsrP, giving the protein MLIKPYRPWSLSENDITPEDFYLNRRSLLAGMGLGAGVVLGAGVIPQTALAAISGFPASRNPDFTLDRPLTDEEEATTYTNFYEFGSSKNIWRKAQKLETDPWAVTIDGMVEETITIDATDLVEKLGGQEERLYRHRCVEAWAMAVPWTGIPLERLVRFARPDAGAKYLRFETFKDTSIAPGQRQSWYPWPYVEGITLAEATNPLTFLATGLYGKAMPKQNGAPIRLVLPWKYGFKSIKSIRRITFTDKQPVSFWQDLQASEYGFWANVNPEYNHPRWSQKTERMLGTNERRDTLKYNGYGAWVESLYAAMPQDRTLFF; this is encoded by the coding sequence ATGCTGATCAAGCCCTATCGACCCTGGTCGCTTAGCGAAAACGACATTACCCCGGAAGATTTCTATCTGAATCGGCGATCATTGCTGGCTGGTATGGGGTTGGGTGCTGGAGTTGTGTTGGGTGCTGGAGTCATACCCCAAACAGCCCTAGCTGCAATTTCCGGTTTTCCAGCATCACGCAATCCTGACTTCACCCTGGACCGACCATTAACGGATGAGGAAGAAGCCACGACCTATACGAATTTCTATGAATTCGGGTCATCAAAGAATATCTGGCGCAAAGCACAGAAACTTGAAACCGATCCTTGGGCAGTCACCATAGATGGGATGGTGGAAGAAACCATCACTATTGATGCTACTGATCTGGTGGAAAAGCTTGGTGGGCAGGAAGAGAGATTATACCGCCACCGCTGTGTTGAAGCATGGGCCATGGCCGTTCCATGGACAGGTATTCCACTTGAACGTCTGGTAAGATTTGCCCGGCCGGATGCAGGGGCAAAATACCTCCGATTTGAGACGTTCAAAGACACATCCATCGCACCTGGACAACGGCAAAGCTGGTATCCTTGGCCATATGTTGAGGGAATCACCTTGGCTGAGGCAACAAACCCTCTCACTTTTCTGGCAACAGGCCTCTATGGCAAGGCCATGCCAAAGCAGAACGGTGCGCCAATCCGTCTCGTACTGCCATGGAAATATGGGTTCAAGTCGATCAAGTCGATCCGCCGAATCACTTTCACGGATAAGCAACCGGTGAGTTTCTGGCAGGACCTTCAGGCTAGTGAATATGGTTTCTGGGCCAATGTTAATCCTGAATACAATCACCCGCGCTGGTCCCAGAAAACTGAACGCATGCTTGGGACAAACGAGCGACGTGATACCCTGAAATATAATGGCTATGGTGCATGGGTCGAATCCCTCTATGCGGCCATGCCTCAAGATCGGACATTATTCTTCTAG
- a CDS encoding Lrp/AsnC family transcriptional regulator yields MATRVKLDEVDRRILKDLQENGRMTNVDLAKRIGISAPPCLRRVRALEDAEIIRGYHADIQPEALGYSVIVFAFVGLLSQAETDLQAFEKLVAEWPEVRECHMLVGETDFLLKIVAHDWDDFQRFLTSKLTPAKNVSHVKTALAIRSTKDEPGVPISIGKE; encoded by the coding sequence ATGGCCACCCGTGTAAAGCTTGATGAAGTTGATCGTCGTATTCTTAAGGACCTTCAGGAAAACGGCCGAATGACCAATGTCGATCTGGCCAAACGGATCGGGATTTCGGCTCCACCATGCCTGCGGCGTGTTCGGGCGCTTGAAGATGCTGAAATCATCCGGGGATATCATGCTGATATTCAGCCAGAAGCACTTGGATATTCCGTTATTGTCTTTGCCTTTGTAGGACTTCTGTCTCAAGCGGAAACTGACCTGCAGGCTTTTGAGAAACTGGTGGCTGAATGGCCTGAGGTTCGGGAATGCCATATGCTTGTAGGGGAGACAGATTTTCTGCTTAAGATCGTTGCGCATGACTGGGATGACTTTCAGCGGTTTCTTACCAGTAAACTGACTCCAGCCAAGAATGTGAGTCATGTGAAAACAGCCCTGGCCATACGTTCAACCAAGGATGAACCTGGCGTTCCTATTTCTATAGGCAAGGAATAG
- a CDS encoding mitochondrial fission ELM1 family protein, whose product MAPALSTTRNLAQARTCWVVSDGTKGMEVQSIGLAKAMGLEMKYIRITLPWLLRRLPRLALLPRWPMPDDLLFAARDGWPDLVITTGHRMAGLSILIRRNAKGRTQSIHIQDPRLPATKFDYLIVPSHDRIRSKNVIITTGSLNALTPEVIKEAGTTLSSDIASLPKPIFVVMTGGSNHRYRVRRPDYYDLGKFMALVACKRGGSLAFVLSRRSQDDAGDAIKQGAGSIPADIPIYIWNGEDPNPYPGILDLADAVIVTSDSVNMTSEACLTGKSVYTYAFREETGRISKFHKIMQTSGYTSPLEQLLEGEFTENNGRILDETARVAALLRGR is encoded by the coding sequence ATGGCACCCGCTTTATCCACAACCCGGAACCTGGCACAAGCCCGAACCTGCTGGGTAGTCAGCGACGGAACAAAAGGGATGGAAGTCCAGTCTATTGGCCTCGCCAAAGCGATGGGGCTGGAAATGAAGTACATCCGAATAACTCTCCCTTGGCTGCTCAGGCGACTGCCACGCCTTGCCCTTCTTCCGCGCTGGCCAATGCCTGATGATCTTCTTTTTGCAGCACGAGATGGATGGCCTGATCTTGTGATAACAACCGGCCATCGCATGGCAGGACTTTCGATACTGATACGTCGCAATGCAAAAGGACGAACGCAATCCATCCATATACAGGACCCCCGCTTGCCTGCCACGAAGTTCGATTACCTGATTGTTCCTTCGCATGATCGTATCCGCAGTAAAAATGTTATCATCACTACCGGTTCACTTAATGCCCTGACACCAGAAGTGATCAAGGAAGCCGGGACAACTCTTTCTTCAGATATCGCATCTCTGCCAAAGCCGATTTTTGTTGTCATGACCGGAGGTAGCAACCACCGCTATCGCGTGAGAAGGCCGGACTACTATGACCTGGGCAAATTCATGGCATTGGTTGCGTGTAAAAGAGGGGGAAGCCTTGCCTTTGTGCTTTCACGACGTAGCCAGGATGATGCCGGAGATGCCATCAAGCAAGGGGCTGGCAGTATACCTGCAGATATCCCGATATATATATGGAATGGAGAAGACCCCAACCCCTATCCCGGTATTCTTGATCTGGCTGATGCTGTTATCGTTACCAGTGATTCGGTTAACATGACTTCTGAAGCCTGCCTTACAGGAAAATCTGTCTATACCTATGCTTTCAGGGAGGAAACTGGCCGTATTTCCAAGTTTCACAAGATTATGCAGACCAGTGGCTACACGTCCCCTCTAGAACAACTGCTTGAAGGTGAATTCACCGAAAACAACGGGCGAATTCTTGACGAAACCGCGAGGGTTGCGGCACTCCTGCGCGGCAGGTAA
- the greA gene encoding transcription elongation factor GreA: MEKIPFTHSGLEVIKAELSKLKSEDRPQVIKAIAEAREHGDLSENAEYHAARDRQSFIEGRVAELEDVISRAEVIDPSKLSGETVTFGTRVVVADEETDQESTYSIVGPYEADLSKGLISTSSPIAKGLIGKRIGDSAEVRTPGGIKSYEVVKISVLKS; encoded by the coding sequence ATGGAAAAGATTCCCTTTACGCATTCAGGCCTTGAAGTTATCAAGGCTGAGTTGTCAAAACTTAAAAGCGAAGATCGCCCTCAGGTTATCAAGGCGATTGCCGAAGCTCGGGAACATGGTGATCTTTCCGAGAATGCTGAATATCACGCCGCCCGAGACCGCCAGTCCTTCATAGAAGGTCGTGTGGCCGAGCTTGAAGACGTGATCAGCCGGGCTGAAGTGATTGATCCTTCCAAACTCTCAGGTGAGACCGTGACTTTTGGCACTCGTGTGGTAGTTGCTGATGAGGAAACCGATCAGGAAAGCACCTATTCCATTGTTGGTCCCTATGAAGCGGATTTGTCCAAAGGGCTTATCTCGACCTCTTCACCCATTGCCAAAGGATTGATTGGCAAACGTATAGGGGACAGTGCTGAAGTTCGCACCCCCGGCGGCATCAAATCCTATGAAGTGGTAAAGATCTCTGTTCTCAAGTCCTGA
- a CDS encoding pyridoxal phosphate-dependent aminotransferase — translation MALIADRLSVIKPSPTIAVSTKAAELKAAGRDVIGLGAGEPDFDTPEHVKEAARKAIADGKTKYTAVDGIPELKEAIVAKFKRENNITCTAAEVSVGTGGKQVLYNALMVTLNPEDEVIIPAPYWVSYPDMVLLAGGLPVMVACPASASFKLTPDQLEAAITPKTKWVILNSPSNPSGAGYSAEELKALADVLRRHEHVHVLTDDMYEHLVYNGFVFTTMAEVAPDLQDRTLTLNGVSKAYCMTGWRIGYATGPQALIKAMAKLQSQSTSSPNSIAQYAAVAALNGPLDFMSDNLKAFDSRRQLVVDALNNIEGISCPDPDGAFYVFPSIEGLIGRKRPDGNAITNDSDLVTWLLEDGGVAAVQGVAFGLEPHFRISYATSTAALEDACGRIKTSVEKLI, via the coding sequence ATGGCGCTGATTGCTGACCGCCTTTCTGTTATCAAGCCTTCTCCCACAATTGCTGTATCCACCAAGGCCGCAGAACTAAAGGCTGCCGGACGTGATGTTATTGGCCTTGGAGCAGGTGAGCCCGATTTCGATACCCCGGAGCATGTCAAGGAAGCTGCCCGAAAGGCGATTGCCGATGGCAAGACCAAATACACGGCTGTCGATGGTATCCCTGAACTGAAGGAAGCAATTGTTGCCAAGTTCAAGCGTGAAAACAATATCACCTGCACGGCGGCTGAGGTTTCCGTGGGCACAGGTGGAAAACAGGTGCTTTATAATGCCTTGATGGTGACGCTTAACCCTGAAGACGAAGTTATTATTCCGGCGCCGTATTGGGTTTCATATCCGGATATGGTTTTGCTTGCCGGTGGTTTGCCTGTGATGGTGGCCTGTCCGGCTTCTGCCAGTTTCAAGCTTACTCCAGATCAACTGGAAGCGGCAATTACCCCGAAAACGAAATGGGTTATCCTGAACAGCCCATCCAACCCATCCGGTGCAGGATATTCGGCAGAAGAATTGAAAGCGCTGGCTGATGTCTTGCGGCGCCATGAGCATGTGCATGTCCTGACGGATGATATGTATGAGCATCTCGTCTATAATGGGTTCGTATTCACAACAATGGCCGAAGTTGCACCAGACTTGCAGGACAGAACTCTTACGCTGAATGGAGTTTCCAAAGCTTACTGCATGACGGGATGGCGCATCGGATACGCGACAGGCCCACAGGCTCTCATCAAGGCCATGGCGAAATTACAGTCCCAGTCGACCTCAAGTCCGAATTCGATTGCCCAGTATGCCGCAGTGGCCGCGCTCAACGGACCTTTGGATTTCATGTCTGACAACCTCAAGGCTTTTGATAGCCGACGTCAACTGGTGGTGGACGCACTCAACAATATTGAGGGGATCTCCTGCCCTGACCCGGATGGTGCATTCTATGTCTTTCCGTCGATTGAAGGGCTGATCGGCCGCAAGCGCCCTGATGGTAATGCCATCACCAATGACAGCGATCTCGTCACCTGGCTTCTTGAGGACGGGGGCGTTGCTGCGGTGCAAGGTGTGGCTTTCGGACTTGAGCCGCATTTCCGCATTTCCTACGCTACCAGTACAGCGGCACTGGAAGATGCCTGCGGACGGATCAAAACATCGGTGGAGAAGCTGATCTGA
- the carB gene encoding carbamoyl-phosphate synthase large subunit — MPRRDDISSIMIIGAGPIIIGQACEFDYSGAQACKALREEGYRVILVNSNPATIMTDPGMADATYIEPITPDTVARIIEQEKPDVLLPTMGGQTALNTALALAKDGTLEKLGVELIGASIAAIEKAEDRQLFRSAMDKIGLESPRSRLVNTFETALEALEYVGLPAIIRPSFTLGGEGGGIAYNTKEFEDIVTGGLRLSPVHEVLIEESVLGWKEYEMEVVRDRADNCIIICSIENIDPMGVHTGDSMTVAPALTLTDKEYQEMRQASIAVLREIGVDTGGSNVQFAVCPRTGRQLVIEMNPRVSRSSALASKATGFPIAKVAAKLAVGYTLDELDNDITNGATPASFEPTIDYVVTKIPRFTFEKFPGAETRLSTSMKSVGETMAVGRSFQESFQKALRSLETGLTGLNPVSLPALDDGANLNDAIAGWLGEQVPDRLRRIVAVLAKGYTVDDVAAWTHWDRWFLDQIAELVELEQNLQDQGLPDDPATLRLLKSKGFSDARLAELTGLSESEIRTQRNTAGIHPVYKRIDTCAAEFASETAYMYSTYEATSGRTCESRPSSREKVVILGGGPNRIGQGIEFDYCCVHAAYALRDAGYETIMINCNPETVSTDYDTSDRLYFEPLTAEDVIEVINAEMKNGTVKGVIVQLGGQTPLKISAALEAAEIPILGTSPDAIDLAEDRERFQQLIHKLSLKQPRNGIAHSPEEARAIVEDVGLPVVIRPSYVLGGRAMEVVHAMSDLERYMKEAVVVSGENPVLIDGFLSHATEVDVDALADGSDVFIGGIMEHIEEAGIHSGDSACSLPPQNLSQNVISEIRSQTKELAKALGVIGLMNVQYAIKDDEVFLLEVNPRGSRTVPFVAKATGIPLAKVAARIMAGEKIADLNLQEQKLNHVAVKEAVFPFSRFPGVDIFLGPEMKSTGEVMGIGPDFAHAFTKSQLGANVNLPLEGNVFISVKDEDKPAMISICRDLKKIGFNLIATSGTAQALNAAGIETETVNKVMQGRPHAVDYMVDGKIDLVFNTAHGAAAIRDSFSLRQTALSNSIPYYTTVPEARASVIAIRTMQSGKLAVRSIQNYLSSNKKH, encoded by the coding sequence TTGGCGCCGGACCAATTATCATCGGCCAGGCCTGTGAGTTTGATTATTCAGGAGCCCAAGCATGCAAGGCTCTACGCGAAGAAGGGTATCGTGTCATTCTGGTAAATTCCAACCCGGCGACAATCATGACCGATCCGGGTATGGCAGATGCAACTTATATTGAACCCATCACCCCTGATACTGTTGCCAGAATTATCGAACAAGAAAAGCCTGATGTATTATTGCCAACCATGGGTGGGCAAACAGCGCTGAATACGGCTCTCGCCCTTGCCAAGGACGGCACGCTGGAGAAACTTGGGGTTGAGTTGATAGGCGCCAGCATTGCCGCAATTGAAAAAGCAGAAGATCGCCAACTGTTCCGATCAGCCATGGACAAGATCGGCCTTGAAAGTCCACGTTCACGTTTGGTCAACACCTTCGAAACTGCTCTTGAGGCTCTTGAATATGTTGGCCTTCCGGCCATTATCAGGCCATCTTTCACCCTTGGCGGTGAAGGTGGCGGCATCGCCTATAATACAAAAGAGTTCGAGGATATCGTTACCGGTGGCCTCCGTCTTTCTCCAGTCCATGAAGTGCTGATTGAAGAATCGGTGCTGGGATGGAAAGAATATGAGATGGAAGTGGTCCGTGACAGAGCGGATAATTGCATCATAATCTGCTCGATTGAAAACATTGACCCGATGGGTGTTCATACCGGCGACAGCATGACCGTCGCGCCAGCCCTGACCTTGACCGATAAAGAATATCAGGAAATGCGCCAGGCATCGATTGCCGTCCTGCGGGAAATCGGTGTTGATACGGGTGGATCAAACGTCCAATTTGCGGTCTGCCCCAGAACTGGCCGACAGTTGGTCATTGAAATGAACCCTCGGGTGAGCCGCTCTTCTGCCCTTGCGTCAAAGGCGACCGGTTTCCCCATTGCCAAGGTTGCAGCAAAACTGGCGGTGGGTTATACGCTGGATGAACTTGATAACGACATCACCAATGGCGCAACGCCAGCTAGTTTTGAGCCAACCATCGATTATGTTGTAACCAAGATTCCGCGCTTTACCTTTGAAAAGTTCCCTGGCGCGGAAACGCGGCTAAGCACGTCGATGAAATCCGTTGGCGAAACCATGGCCGTCGGCAGGTCATTTCAGGAATCCTTTCAGAAAGCACTGAGATCTCTTGAAACAGGTTTGACCGGGCTTAACCCGGTATCCTTGCCAGCGCTTGATGATGGGGCGAATTTGAATGATGCGATTGCTGGCTGGCTGGGTGAGCAGGTTCCTGACCGCTTGCGGCGGATCGTGGCTGTGCTGGCCAAAGGATACACTGTTGATGATGTTGCCGCCTGGACGCATTGGGATCGCTGGTTTCTGGATCAGATTGCCGAACTTGTTGAACTGGAACAAAACTTACAGGATCAGGGCCTGCCGGATGATCCGGCCACGCTTAGGCTACTGAAATCCAAGGGCTTCAGCGATGCCCGCCTCGCCGAATTGACCGGCCTTTCGGAAAGTGAGATTCGCACCCAGCGCAACACTGCCGGCATCCATCCTGTCTATAAGAGGATTGATACCTGCGCGGCGGAATTTGCCTCCGAAACTGCCTACATGTACTCCACCTATGAAGCCACTTCTGGCCGGACCTGTGAGTCCCGTCCCTCAAGCCGTGAGAAGGTTGTAATTCTTGGTGGAGGCCCTAACCGGATCGGACAGGGAATCGAATTTGATTATTGCTGTGTTCATGCCGCCTACGCCCTCAGGGATGCGGGCTATGAAACGATTATGATCAATTGCAATCCGGAAACCGTTTCCACTGATTATGATACTTCTGACCGGCTTTATTTTGAACCCCTGACCGCCGAAGACGTGATTGAAGTAATCAATGCTGAAATGAAAAACGGCACGGTAAAAGGGGTTATCGTTCAACTTGGTGGCCAGACCCCACTAAAAATTTCTGCGGCTCTTGAAGCGGCGGAAATTCCGATACTTGGCACCAGCCCGGATGCTATCGATCTTGCAGAAGACCGGGAACGTTTCCAGCAACTCATCCATAAACTGTCGCTGAAGCAACCACGGAACGGCATCGCCCATTCCCCGGAAGAGGCTCGAGCCATTGTTGAAGACGTCGGTTTGCCTGTGGTTATCAGGCCATCCTACGTTCTGGGCGGAAGGGCCATGGAAGTTGTTCATGCAATGTCGGATCTTGAACGTTACATGAAAGAGGCGGTCGTAGTTTCCGGTGAAAACCCTGTACTTATCGATGGCTTTCTTAGTCATGCAACCGAAGTGGATGTGGATGCGCTTGCAGATGGGAGTGATGTATTCATCGGCGGCATCATGGAGCATATCGAAGAGGCAGGCATTCATTCCGGGGATAGCGCCTGTTCACTCCCCCCTCAGAATTTATCCCAGAATGTGATCTCGGAAATACGTTCGCAGACAAAGGAACTGGCTAAAGCTCTCGGTGTGATTGGCTTGATGAATGTACAATACGCAATCAAGGATGATGAAGTTTTTCTTCTCGAAGTTAATCCCCGTGGATCAAGAACAGTCCCTTTTGTGGCAAAGGCAACAGGAATTCCACTTGCCAAGGTGGCCGCACGAATCATGGCCGGGGAGAAAATTGCCGATCTCAACCTGCAGGAACAGAAACTGAACCATGTCGCGGTCAAGGAAGCTGTGTTCCCCTTCTCGCGGTTCCCGGGCGTTGATATCTTCCTGGGCCCGGAAATGAAATCCACCGGTGAGGTTATGGGTATAGGGCCAGATTTCGCCCATGCCTTTACCAAAAGTCAGCTTGGGGCAAATGTGAATCTTCCGCTTGAAGGTAATGTCTTTATTTCCGTAAAGGACGAAGACAAACCTGCAATGATTTCGATCTGTCGCGATTTGAAGAAAATTGGTTTCAATCTGATCGCAACTTCCGGAACTGCTCAGGCACTCAATGCCGCCGGCATTGAGACCGAAACCGTGAATAAAGTCATGCAGGGCCGCCCTCATGCGGTGGACTATATGGTAGATGGAAAGATTGATCTTGTCTTTAACACTGCCCATGGCGCGGCGGCTATACGCGACAGCTTTTCCCTTCGCCAGACAGCCTTGAGCAATTCCATCCCCTATTACACGACGGTACCGGAAGCCAGGGCATCGGTGATCGCGATCCGGACCATGCAAAGCGGTAAACTTGCTGTTCGCTCAATACAGAACTATCTTTCCTCAAACAAAAAACACTAG